The following are from one region of the Pseudostreptobacillus hongkongensis genome:
- the tyrS gene encoding tyrosine--tRNA ligase, which translates to MLEENIKKEVERQFEILSRGCDEILNINEFKSKLENSIRNNKPLKVKLGIDPTGSELHLGHAVPLRKLKQFQELGHEVNFLIGTFTARIGDPTGRSETRKVLSFDQIKENIKTYLEQVSIILDLDKIKVVYNHEWLETLKLDEVLKLLSMFTVSQMIQREDFSKRLSNNQPVSLIEFMYPILQAYDSVELHADVELGATEQKFNLLRGRDLQKNFGQEQQICMIMPILVGLDGVEKMSKSLGNYISVQDSPTDMFGKIMSISDDLMKNYYEMITEIPMNEVEEILKGHPMEAKKNLAGELVKIYYGEEKAREARSWFEDVFSNKNLNVELPEYNTDKDELPILELLQELKFISSNSEGRRLVDQRAVKINDKPVENINEIIKLENGIIVRCGKKKIVRVVK; encoded by the coding sequence ATGTTGGAAGAGAATATAAAAAAAGAAGTTGAAAGACAATTTGAAATTTTAAGTAGAGGATGCGATGAAATATTAAATATAAATGAATTTAAATCAAAACTTGAAAATTCAATAAGAAACAATAAACCATTAAAAGTAAAATTAGGAATAGATCCTACAGGAAGTGAATTACATTTAGGACATGCTGTCCCTTTAAGAAAATTAAAACAATTTCAAGAATTAGGACATGAAGTTAATTTCTTAATAGGTACATTTACTGCAAGAATTGGAGATCCAACAGGTAGATCTGAAACAAGAAAAGTACTATCTTTTGATCAAATTAAAGAAAATATAAAGACATACTTAGAACAAGTTAGTATAATACTTGATTTAGATAAAATAAAGGTTGTGTATAATCATGAATGGTTAGAAACTTTAAAACTTGATGAGGTATTAAAATTACTTTCTATGTTTACAGTTTCTCAAATGATACAAAGGGAAGACTTTTCTAAAAGACTTTCTAATAATCAACCAGTATCTTTAATTGAATTTATGTACCCTATATTACAAGCATATGATTCAGTTGAATTACATGCAGATGTAGAACTTGGAGCAACAGAACAAAAATTCAATTTATTAAGAGGAAGAGATTTACAAAAAAACTTTGGTCAAGAACAACAAATATGTATGATAATGCCTATACTTGTAGGTCTTGATGGTGTAGAAAAAATGTCTAAATCTTTAGGGAACTATATTTCAGTTCAAGATAGTCCAACAGATATGTTTGGTAAAATTATGTCTATTTCAGATGATTTGATGAAGAATTATTATGAAATGATAACAGAAATTCCTATGAATGAAGTAGAAGAAATTCTTAAAGGTCATCCTATGGAAGCTAAAAAGAATCTTGCTGGGGAATTAGTAAAAATATATTATGGTGAAGAAAAAGCACGTGAAGCACGTTCATGGTTTGAAGATGTATTTAGTAATAAAAATTTAAATGTTGAATTACCAGAATACAATACAGATAAAGATGAATTACCTATATTAGAATTACTACAAGAACTTAAATTTATATCATCTAATAGTGAAGGAAGAAGATTAGTTGATCAACGTGCAGTAAAAATAAATGATAAGCCTGTTGAAAATATAAATGAAATTATAAAACTTGAAAATGGTATCATAGTTCGTTGTGGAAAGAAAAAAATTGTTAGAGTAGTAAAATAA
- a CDS encoding DEAD/DEAH box helicase, which translates to MEFKNYDLSQEMLDALEKKGFKAPSEIQALVIPELLKEKTHLIGQAQTGTGKTAAFSIPILESITPNKKVKALILAPTRELANQVSDEIYTLKGNKDIKVLAVYGGASIENQIKNLKKGVDIVVGTPGRVIDMINKGVLKLDQLEYFVLDEADEMLNMGFIEDIELILESTNDDKKMLFFSATIPKPILAIAKRFMPDHKILKVKKKELTTNLTEQIYFEVRREDKFEALCRVLDYKPDFYGIVFCRTKSEVDEVTNKLKARNYDAEAIHGDITQGLREKALNLFRDKVLTILVATDVAARGIDVSNLTHVINYSIPQESDSYVHRIGRTGRAGNKGVAITFVTPQESRKLAQIKRETKSDIKKEQIPNVEDILRAKEEMLVASVEEIMIESDYKPYLELAQKLLKGKNTEAVVASLLRHVYDDEFIATSYGKIKNVSVEMKDTTRLFIALGEKDGLNVNKLLKLIHEKTKIPGRKIKDVKVMPNFSFVSVPFEEAELILKTLNKTRSRNDKPMVEVANSDKGGDNKKGRRNNNRSKKK; encoded by the coding sequence ATGGAATTTAAAAATTATGACTTAAGTCAAGAAATGCTTGACGCATTAGAAAAGAAAGGATTTAAAGCTCCCAGTGAAATACAGGCTTTAGTTATACCTGAACTTTTAAAAGAGAAAACACATTTAATAGGACAGGCACAAACAGGTACAGGGAAAACAGCAGCTTTTTCTATACCAATACTTGAAAGTATTACACCTAATAAAAAGGTAAAAGCTTTGATACTTGCACCAACAAGAGAACTTGCAAATCAAGTATCAGATGAAATTTATACTTTAAAAGGAAATAAAGATATTAAAGTGTTAGCTGTTTACGGTGGGGCTTCCATAGAAAATCAAATTAAAAATTTAAAAAAGGGAGTAGATATTGTTGTAGGGACACCTGGTCGTGTAATTGATATGATAAATAAAGGTGTATTAAAATTAGATCAGTTAGAATATTTTGTCTTAGATGAAGCAGATGAAATGCTTAATATGGGATTTATTGAGGATATAGAGTTAATTCTTGAATCAACTAATGATGATAAGAAAATGCTATTTTTCTCAGCAACTATACCTAAACCTATTTTAGCTATAGCTAAAAGATTTATGCCAGATCATAAAATATTAAAAGTTAAGAAAAAAGAATTAACTACAAATTTAACAGAGCAAATATATTTTGAGGTTAGACGTGAAGATAAATTTGAAGCTTTATGTAGAGTGCTAGATTATAAGCCTGATTTTTATGGTATAGTATTTTGTAGAACTAAATCAGAAGTTGATGAAGTAACAAATAAATTAAAAGCACGTAACTATGACGCAGAAGCAATTCATGGTGATATTACTCAAGGTCTTCGTGAAAAAGCATTAAATTTATTTAGAGATAAAGTATTAACTATACTTGTTGCAACAGATGTTGCAGCACGTGGTATAGATGTAAGTAATTTAACACATGTAATTAATTATTCTATACCTCAAGAGTCTGATTCTTATGTTCATAGAATAGGAAGAACAGGACGTGCTGGTAATAAAGGGGTGGCAATAACATTTGTAACTCCACAAGAATCAAGAAAGTTAGCACAAATAAAAAGAGAAACTAAATCAGATATTAAAAAAGAACAAATACCTAATGTTGAAGATATCTTAAGAGCAAAAGAAGAAATGTTAGTTGCTTCAGTTGAAGAAATAATGATAGAAAGTGATTATAAGCCATATTTAGAATTAGCGCAAAAATTACTTAAAGGTAAAAATACAGAAGCTGTAGTTGCATCTTTATTAAGACATGTATATGATGATGAATTTATAGCAACTAGCTATGGTAAGATTAAAAATGTTAGCGTAGAAATGAAGGATACAACAAGACTGTTTATAGCACTTGGTGAAAAAGATGGATTAAATGTAAATAAATTATTGAAATTAATACATGAAAAAACTAAGATACCAGGAAGAAAAATAAAAGATGTTAAAGTTATGCCTAATTTCTCATTTGTAAGTGTTCCTTTTGAAGAGGCTGAACTTATATTAAAAACATTAAATAAAACTAGATCAAGAAATGATAAACCTATGGTAGAAGTTGCAAATTCTGACAAAGGTGGAGATAATAAAAAAGGAAGAAGAAATAATAATAGATCTAAGAAAAAATAA
- a CDS encoding divergent PAP2 family protein — MSSGFIFGNKILDVVFLSAFIAQAYKCISPLITVGKFDFRRLFSTGGMPSSHSSSTVSLACSVGLVKGFSTTEFAIATIFAIVTMYDATGIRQEAGKHAKILNNLMEGLPILNTHEFEELKEFLGHTGFEVLMGAILGIVISFIMKGYLLS; from the coding sequence ATGTCTAGTGGTTTTATATTTGGAAATAAGATACTTGATGTAGTATTTTTAAGTGCTTTTATTGCTCAGGCATATAAATGTATTTCTCCTTTGATAACAGTTGGTAAGTTTGATTTTAGAAGGTTATTCTCTACAGGTGGTATGCCTAGTTCACATTCATCATCAACTGTTTCTTTAGCATGTAGTGTAGGACTTGTTAAAGGGTTTTCAACGACAGAATTTGCTATAGCTACTATTTTTGCTATAGTTACTATGTATGATGCTACAGGTATTAGGCAAGAAGCAGGTAAACATGCAAAAATATTAAATAATCTAATGGAAGGATTACCAATTTTAAATACACACGAATTTGAAGAATTGAAAGAATTCTTAGGTCATACAGGATTTGAAGTATTAATGGGAGCAATTCTTGGTATAGTTATTTCATTTATAATGAAAGGATATTTATTAAGTTAA
- a CDS encoding S41 family peptidase: MKINKKNLIVLALIATFGCFSYSNNKSEEFKEVPAKERANASVDLKNINKLVQTINYINERWVGSKEVNKEELYEAALRGVLKSLEDPYSEYLSEKELASLNESMDGVYVGVGMSIRKEKGDYMEVISPFIGAPAFKAGIQIGDVITKIDDKDIINLTATETSKKLRGDEGTKVKVEVYRRGVKKPLTFTLTREVVKLDNVDYKMLDKENKIGYISLLNFGSEVGQEIKNAILDLEKQGMKKLIFDLRTNPGGSLNEAVDIASQFVKEDLIVTLKTKSGYDKKYTRVGEQIYKGDMVVLVNKGSASASEIVTGVLKDYKRATIIGTKTYGKGVAQGIYNYPGDKDAIKLTIAEYATPKNNNINKNGIKPDIIINMNTLLSDKGYTSETQEARNNRQKEIRKILEETEGKEKADEIIKKGDIQLKAAIDYLLGKEVKSDPDTEETNKDKKTKKDLILEENQKNDKK; encoded by the coding sequence ATGAAGATAAATAAGAAAAATTTAATAGTTTTAGCTTTAATTGCAACATTTGGTTGCTTTTCATATTCAAATAATAAAAGTGAAGAATTTAAAGAAGTTCCGGCTAAAGAAAGAGCAAATGCAAGTGTTGATTTAAAAAATATAAATAAATTAGTTCAAACAATAAATTATATAAATGAAAGATGGGTTGGTTCAAAAGAAGTTAACAAAGAAGAATTGTATGAAGCAGCTCTTCGTGGTGTTTTAAAAAGTTTAGAAGATCCTTATTCTGAATACTTAAGTGAAAAAGAACTTGCAAGTCTTAATGAAAGTATGGATGGAGTTTATGTAGGTGTAGGGATGTCTATAAGAAAAGAAAAAGGTGACTATATGGAAGTTATTTCACCTTTCATTGGAGCACCAGCTTTTAAGGCAGGAATACAAATTGGTGATGTTATAACTAAAATAGATGATAAAGATATTATTAATTTAACAGCTACTGAAACATCTAAAAAATTAAGAGGGGATGAAGGTACTAAAGTTAAAGTTGAAGTATATAGACGTGGAGTTAAAAAACCTTTAACATTTACCCTAACTCGTGAGGTAGTAAAATTAGATAATGTAGATTATAAAATGTTGGATAAAGAAAATAAAATAGGGTATATAAGTTTACTTAATTTTGGTAGTGAAGTTGGTCAAGAAATAAAAAATGCTATTTTAGATCTTGAAAAACAAGGAATGAAAAAATTAATATTTGATCTTAGAACTAATCCAGGTGGGTCTTTAAATGAAGCAGTTGATATAGCTTCACAATTTGTAAAAGAAGATTTAATAGTAACATTAAAAACTAAAAGTGGTTATGATAAGAAGTATACAAGAGTAGGAGAACAAATATATAAAGGTGATATGGTTGTTCTTGTAAATAAAGGATCGGCATCTGCTTCTGAAATAGTTACTGGAGTTTTAAAAGACTACAAACGTGCTACAATAATAGGAACAAAAACTTATGGAAAGGGTGTTGCTCAAGGTATATATAATTATCCAGGGGATAAAGACGCTATTAAGTTAACTATAGCTGAATATGCAACTCCTAAAAATAATAACATTAATAAAAATGGTATAAAACCAGATATAATAATTAATATGAACACTTTATTATCTGATAAAGGATATACAAGTGAAACTCAAGAAGCACGTAATAATAGACAAAAGGAAATAAGAAAAATATTAGAAGAAACTGAAGGTAAGGAAAAAGCTGATGAAATCATTAAAAAAGGTGATATACAATTAAAAGCAGCTATAGATTATCTTTTAGGAAAAGAAGTTAAATCTGATCCAGATACAGAAGAAACTAATAAAGATAAGAAAACAAAAAAAGATTTAATATTAGAAGAAAATCAAAAAAATGATAAGAAATAG
- the ppc gene encoding phosphoenolpyruvate carboxylase, translating to MESVILKPNKEIQLDKSVMLKEISIIKDILSEIVSDISIDDILENGNIESYISTPKDMSKIVRLLTILPLLINIVEDVYQSKIIKSNKIEKKYFKGNLENLNFNNIDKEKLDEKLKDILVVPVLTAHPTQVQRKSVLDLTENIYRILEKYDLVLYNLLSEDEWYNELKRSITLLWQTDVLRNSKLRVSNEITNSLGYYKSTFLKAIPKINLKFNDVVKKIGLNNTSYIPVVMGTWIGGDRDGNPFVTCNTLKDAAYLQLDMILTYYIDELKLLYREFSISELKNSVTKELKDLSNKSNETSEHRIYEPYRKAISYIINSLEDVYNKLVINKENINYNLYYNAENLLNDLLIIKTSIDLYNGEILSYGRLNELIEAVRIFGYHLSTIDLRQDSSVYEYCIDELLKNANVINNYSSLNNDEKIEILLYQLENEPRKLKSVNCNKSELLQKELDIFETARQLVDIFGNSIIKHNIISHTIEVSDMLELALLLKEFDLNNDISISPLFESVEDLKNSRKIMKRWFEFDIVKQWLKNNSNKQEIMLGYSDSNKDGGYISSSWSLYKAQSELMNLSKEYDVKLSFFHGRGGTVGRGGGPSYEAILSQPSGSISGEIRLTEQGEVIGAKYGNLDLGMSNLEALLSATLEKTLKDDIKDEIKYENIMDYISDLSYEKYRNLVYNTEGFSDYFFQSTPIREVSSLNIGSRPSARKKVFDIENLRAIPWVFSWSQSRVMLQGWYGVGTSFEEFINTRPNGLEILQEMYKKWPFFKGLLSNLEMVLSKTDMNIAKEYSKLVSDENLRNKIYNDIYNEYILTFNLLKKITGIKYLLEDNDMLTISLKNRLPYFNALNHIQIKLIELERNGLQDENINKAIHTSINGIATGLRNSG from the coding sequence ATGGAAAGTGTTATTTTAAAACCTAATAAAGAAATACAATTAGATAAAAGTGTTATGTTAAAAGAAATATCTATTATAAAAGATATTTTATCTGAAATAGTTTCTGATATATCTATAGATGATATATTAGAAAATGGTAATATAGAATCATATATATCAACACCAAAAGATATGTCGAAAATTGTAAGACTTTTAACTATATTACCTCTTTTGATTAATATAGTAGAAGATGTCTACCAATCTAAAATTATTAAAAGTAATAAGATTGAGAAAAAATATTTTAAAGGAAATCTTGAAAATTTAAACTTTAATAATATTGATAAAGAAAAATTAGATGAAAAATTAAAAGATATATTAGTTGTACCTGTACTTACAGCACATCCTACACAAGTACAAAGAAAATCTGTATTAGATTTAACTGAAAATATTTATAGAATATTAGAAAAATATGATTTAGTATTATATAATCTATTATCAGAAGATGAATGGTACAACGAATTAAAAAGAAGTATAACTTTACTTTGGCAAACAGATGTATTGAGAAATTCTAAATTAAGAGTAAGTAATGAAATTACCAATTCACTTGGTTATTATAAATCAACTTTTTTAAAAGCCATACCTAAAATTAATTTAAAATTTAATGATGTGGTTAAAAAAATAGGGTTAAACAATACAAGCTATATACCAGTTGTAATGGGAACTTGGATAGGTGGAGATAGGGATGGAAATCCATTTGTTACATGCAATACTTTAAAAGATGCAGCTTATTTACAACTTGATATGATACTTACTTACTATATAGATGAATTAAAACTACTATATAGAGAATTCTCTATATCTGAATTAAAAAATTCTGTAACAAAAGAACTTAAAGATTTATCAAATAAATCTAATGAAACTTCTGAACATAGAATATATGAACCATATAGAAAAGCTATTTCATATATAATTAATAGTTTAGAAGATGTATATAATAAACTAGTTATTAATAAGGAAAATATTAATTATAACTTATACTACAATGCTGAAAATTTATTAAATGATTTATTAATAATAAAAACATCTATAGATCTATATAACGGTGAAATATTATCTTATGGTAGATTAAACGAATTAATAGAAGCCGTTAGAATATTTGGATATCATTTATCCACAATAGATTTAAGACAGGATTCTAGTGTTTATGAATACTGTATAGATGAATTATTAAAAAATGCAAATGTAATAAATAACTATTCTTCATTAAATAATGATGAAAAAATTGAAATCTTATTATATCAATTAGAAAATGAACCAAGAAAACTAAAGTCAGTAAATTGTAATAAATCTGAATTATTGCAAAAAGAACTAGACATATTTGAAACAGCAAGACAATTAGTAGATATATTTGGAAATTCTATAATTAAACATAATATAATCTCACATACTATAGAGGTTTCTGATATGTTAGAACTTGCACTACTTTTAAAAGAATTTGATTTAAATAACGATATTTCAATTTCTCCTTTATTTGAAAGTGTAGAAGATTTAAAAAATTCAAGAAAAATAATGAAGAGATGGTTTGAATTTGATATAGTTAAGCAATGGTTGAAAAATAATTCAAATAAACAAGAAATAATGTTAGGATATTCTGATAGTAATAAAGATGGAGGATATATTTCTTCTAGTTGGTCTTTATACAAAGCTCAAAGTGAACTAATGAATCTTTCTAAAGAATATGATGTTAAACTTAGTTTCTTCCATGGACGTGGAGGTACTGTAGGTCGTGGTGGTGGACCTAGTTATGAAGCTATATTATCACAACCTAGTGGTTCTATTAGTGGTGAAATTAGGCTTACTGAACAGGGAGAAGTAATAGGAGCTAAATACGGAAATCTTGATTTAGGAATGAGTAATTTAGAAGCTCTGCTTTCTGCTACTTTAGAAAAAACATTAAAAGATGATATAAAAGATGAAATTAAATATGAAAATATTATGGACTATATATCAGATTTAAGTTATGAAAAATATAGAAATTTAGTATATAATACTGAAGGATTTTCAGATTACTTTTTCCAATCAACACCTATTAGAGAAGTTTCTTCTTTAAATATAGGATCAAGACCATCGGCAAGGAAAAAAGTATTCGATATAGAAAATTTAAGAGCAATACCATGGGTATTCTCTTGGTCACAAAGCAGAGTAATGTTACAAGGATGGTATGGTGTAGGAACTTCATTTGAAGAGTTTATAAACACTAGACCTAATGGTCTTGAAATTTTACAAGAAATGTATAAAAAATGGCCATTCTTTAAAGGGCTATTATCTAATTTAGAAATGGTTCTTTCAAAAACTGATATGAATATAGCCAAAGAATATTCAAAACTTGTAAGTGATGAAAATCTAAGAAATAAAATATATAATGATATATATAACGAATATATTTTAACATTTAATTTATTAAAGAAAATAACAGGGATTAAATATCTATTAGAAGATAATGATATGTTAACTATAAGTTTGAAAAATAGATTACCATACTTTAATGCTCTTAATCATATTCAAATTAAATTGATAGAGCTTGAAAGAAATGGATTACAAGATGAAAATATAAATAAAGCAATACACACAAGTATAAATGGTATAGCTACTGGACTTAGAAATAGCGGTTAG
- a CDS encoding YhbY family RNA-binding protein, producing MTSQERNFLRKRAHNLEPMVRVGKDGVTDSVIDSIKQYIDKNELMKVKLLQNSLEDATRELGTEIEKKSGAVYVGSVGKIMIFFKENRNNNKLGPITREFMEFKKSKRDKNV from the coding sequence TTGACAAGTCAAGAAAGAAACTTTTTAAGAAAAAGAGCTCATAATTTAGAACCTATGGTAAGAGTAGGTAAAGACGGTGTAACTGATAGTGTTATTGATAGTATTAAACAATATATTGATAAAAATGAATTAATGAAGGTTAAATTATTACAAAATAGTTTAGAAGATGCAACAAGAGAATTAGGAACTGAAATAGAGAAAAAAAGTGGTGCAGTTTATGTTGGATCTGTAGGAAAAATTATGATATTTTTTAAAGAAAATAGAAATAATAATAAATTAGGACCAATAACTCGTGAATTTATGGAATTTAAAAAATCAAAGAGGGATAAAAATGTCTAG
- the ylqF gene encoding ribosome biogenesis GTPase YlqF has translation MSILINWYPGHMKKTRDMIIENLKIVDLVIEILDARIPISSKNPDIEELAKNKKRIVVLNKIDLVDESKLKEWKDYFIENDMADYFLTLSVEKNTNFSELRKIVANIYEEKLEKVKKKGLRKTVIRALIAGIPNVGKSKFINKFSNKNKAKVGNKPGFTRGKQWITVDEKFELLDTPGILWPKFEDQFVAFNLAITGSIKDDILPLEEVSNRLLDIMKKHGNINDLIRVYTLEVNDLSKLDNVEIFKILENRLGIHKTEEYSFEVISKRLLKEYRMGKLGRFLLEEPSDFRK, from the coding sequence ATGAGTATATTGATTAACTGGTATCCAGGTCATATGAAGAAAACACGTGACATGATAATTGAAAATTTAAAAATAGTAGATTTAGTTATAGAAATACTAGATGCAAGAATACCTATTTCTAGTAAAAATCCAGATATAGAAGAACTTGCAAAAAATAAAAAAAGAATAGTTGTTTTAAATAAGATAGATTTAGTAGATGAATCAAAACTAAAAGAATGGAAAGACTATTTTATAGAAAATGATATGGCAGATTATTTTTTAACATTAAGTGTTGAAAAAAATACAAATTTTTCAGAACTTAGGAAAATAGTTGCTAATATTTATGAGGAAAAACTTGAAAAGGTTAAGAAAAAAGGTCTTAGAAAAACTGTAATTCGTGCACTTATTGCAGGTATACCAAATGTTGGGAAATCTAAATTTATTAATAAATTTTCAAATAAGAATAAAGCAAAAGTAGGGAATAAACCTGGATTTACTCGTGGTAAACAGTGGATTACTGTAGATGAAAAATTTGAATTATTAGATACACCTGGTATACTTTGGCCTAAATTTGAAGATCAATTTGTAGCTTTTAACTTAGCCATAACGGGTTCAATAAAGGATGATATACTTCCTCTTGAAGAAGTATCTAATAGATTATTAGATATTATGAAAAAACATGGTAATATAAATGATTTAATTAGAGTATATACTTTAGAAGTAAATGATTTATCAAAACTTGATAATGTTGAAATATTTAAAATATTAGAAAATAGATTAGGAATACATAAAACAGAAGAATATAGTTTTGAAGTGATTTCTAAGAGATTATTAAAAGAATATAGGATGGGGAAATTAGGTAGATTTTTATTGGAAGAACCATCAGATTTTAGAAAGTAG
- a CDS encoding TlyA family RNA methyltransferase, whose product MKKRLDVILVDLGYFDSREKAKREIMAGNVIVNDKAETKAGTQFKEENIKDIKIKNKLKYVSRGGLKLEKAITYWNLDLKDKKVLDIGASTGGFTDCALQYGASFVYANDVGTNQLDYKIRNNEKVCSIEQTHIRDLEIDDKVDYIVIDVSFISLTKVIPYFSKFGDKEYKVIALIKPQFELVPEKISKNGIVIEEEYRQEAIKKVVNSFKENGYTIIEIIDSPILGGKGNKEYLIYVERCD is encoded by the coding sequence ATGAAAAAAAGATTAGATGTTATATTAGTTGACTTAGGTTATTTTGATTCAAGAGAAAAAGCTAAAAGAGAAATAATGGCTGGTAATGTTATTGTTAATGATAAGGCCGAAACTAAAGCAGGAACTCAATTTAAAGAAGAAAATATTAAAGATATTAAGATAAAAAATAAGTTAAAATATGTTAGTCGTGGAGGATTAAAACTTGAAAAAGCTATAACCTATTGGAATCTAGATTTAAAAGATAAGAAAGTTTTAGATATAGGGGCTTCAACTGGTGGTTTTACAGATTGTGCCTTACAATATGGTGCAAGTTTTGTTTATGCTAACGATGTTGGTACAAATCAATTGGATTATAAAATTAGAAATAATGAAAAAGTATGTTCTATTGAACAAACACACATAAGAGATTTAGAAATAGACGACAAAGTTGACTATATAGTCATAGATGTTTCGTTTATTTCTCTTACTAAAGTAATTCCTTATTTTAGCAAATTTGGAGATAAGGAATATAAAGTTATTGCATTAATTAAACCACAATTTGAATTAGTACCTGAAAAAATATCTAAAAATGGTATAGTAATTGAAGAAGAATATAGACAAGAAGCTATAAAAAAAGTTGTAAATTCATTTAAAGAAAATGGATATACAATAATAGAAATAATTGATTCACCTATATTAGGTGGAAAGGGAAATAAAGAATATTTAATTTATGTAGAAAGGTGTGATTAA
- the rsmI gene encoding 16S rRNA (cytidine(1402)-2'-O)-methyltransferase, with amino-acid sequence MLYIVGTPIGNLEDITFRAIKTLKEVEYIFAEDTRVTKRLLTHYDINTKIHQYHEHNKQYQIENILKLLREDKNVAIVTDAGMPCISDPGFELVDAALRENIKVTSIPGPSSITTGASIAGIDMRRMAYEGFLPKKKGRQTLFLKLVNEERVIVILESPNRIIKTLKDIQNYLGNRYVVITRELTKIYEEVIRGRIDELIPMLEKRNIKGEIVLFIASEGKNEYID; translated from the coding sequence ATGCTATATATAGTTGGTACACCTATAGGTAATTTAGAGGATATTACATTTAGAGCTATCAAAACTTTAAAAGAAGTTGAATATATTTTTGCAGAAGATACTAGAGTTACAAAAAGGTTATTAACACATTATGATATAAATACTAAGATACACCAGTATCATGAACATAATAAACAATACCAAATAGAAAATATTTTAAAGTTATTAAGAGAAGATAAAAATGTAGCTATAGTTACAGATGCAGGTATGCCTTGTATATCAGATCCAGGATTTGAACTTGTTGATGCAGCATTAAGAGAAAATATTAAGGTTACATCAATACCAGGACCTTCATCTATTACAACGGGGGCATCTATTGCTGGAATTGATATGAGAAGAATGGCCTATGAAGGATTTTTACCTAAAAAAAAGGGAAGGCAAACTTTATTTCTTAAATTAGTAAATGAAGAAAGAGTTATAGTTATACTTGAATCACCAAATAGAATAATTAAAACATTAAAAGACATACAGAATTATCTAGGTAATAGATATGTTGTAATAACAAGAGAATTAACAAAAATATATGAAGAAGTTATTCGTGGTAGAATTGATGAATTAATACCTATGCTTGAAAAAAGAAATATCAAGGGTGAAATAGTATTATTTATAGCTAGCGAGGGGAAAAATGAGTATATTGATTAA